In one window of Verrucomicrobiia bacterium DNA:
- a CDS encoding type II toxin-antitoxin system RelE/ParE family toxin, whose product MFQIIFNDMSAAEMAKLPKELQLEVLSEFHVLPEDFQNQQGEKFGVLEREGKIYYRFRAKEYRIYFQKEGSQIIVQRVLHRNTLKDFLFRSKLPVGEDETLQQDPNFWRLLDEVNKKE is encoded by the coding sequence ATGTTTCAAATTATTTTTAATGATATGAGCGCTGCCGAGATGGCGAAGTTGCCGAAGGAGCTGCAGTTGGAGGTGTTAAGTGAATTTCATGTTTTGCCGGAAGATTTTCAAAATCAGCAGGGAGAAAAATTTGGCGTTTTGGAAAGAGAAGGAAAAATTTATTACCGGTTTCGTGCTAAGGAATATCGAATTTATTTTCAAAAGGAAGGCAGTCAAATTATTGTTCAACGCGTGTTGCATCGTAACACGCTGAAGGATTTTTTGTTTCGTTCCAAGTTGCCGGTGGGTGAAGATGAGACGTTGCAGCAAGATCCTAATTTTTGGCGCTTGTTGGATGAGGTGAATAAAAAGGAATAA
- a CDS encoding NADH-quinone oxidoreductase subunit J, protein MELGLSEILFWVFSALAVAAAFMVMMNRNPVASALCLVLTMVFVAALMILLGAFFLGTIQILVYAGAVMVLFLFIIMLLNLKAEAARRLSIFFVLGGLAVCGVIGMVVWKVVQQENFLVSQTRIISETKLSDVKVLGKLLFSEYLLPFQLTGVLLLVAMVGVILLCGKEQPSETSKNEGVS, encoded by the coding sequence ATGGAACTTGGCCTTTCGGAAATTTTATTTTGGGTTTTTAGTGCTTTGGCAGTTGCTGCGGCTTTCATGGTGATGATGAATCGCAATCCGGTAGCTTCAGCGCTTTGTTTGGTGTTAACGATGGTGTTTGTGGCGGCTTTGATGATTTTGTTAGGTGCTTTCTTTTTGGGCACAATTCAGATTTTGGTTTATGCCGGGGCGGTGATGGTTTTGTTTTTGTTTATTATTATGTTGCTGAATTTAAAGGCAGAAGCGGCGCGTCGTTTGTCTATTTTTTTTGTGTTGGGCGGGTTAGCGGTTTGTGGGGTGATTGGGATGGTGGTGTGGAAAGTGGTTCAGCAGGAAAATTTTTTGGTGTCTCAAACTCGGATTATTTCCGAAACGAAATTAAGTGATGTGAAAGTGTTGGGGAAATTGTTGTTTTCCGAGTATTTGCTTCCGTTTCAGTTAACGGGTGTTTTGTTGTTGGTTGCGATGGTGGGCGTTATTTTGTTGTGCGGTAAAGAACAACCCTCTGAAACTTCTAAAAATGAAGGAGTTTCATGA
- the nuoL gene encoding NADH-quinone oxidoreductase subunit L codes for MPSQFWWLILGVPLFAALLVAAVVYPFRKVSAALSLGSALLCFGVSVWGIVSKSMAPSSFSWLQAGSFAISFGFTLDGLAQVMLLVVTGVGFLIHLFSLSYMRGEKGWSRYFGCLSLFMFSMTGIVVSNNLLMIFIFWELVGVSSYALIGFWFERDSAAAAANKAFIVNRIGDFGFLLGILGVWTLLGSLNFGELKNGVALGQLNGVNQTLFTLSILGLFCGVMGKSAQIPLHVWLPDAMEGPTPVSALIHAATMVAAGVYFLCRIFFLLELAPIALQVVAAIGGITSLFAAIIATQQNDIKRILAYSTLSQLGLMVMAVGVAAPGAAMFHLTTHAFFKALLFLGAGSVIHALHHEQSIWQMGGLNRRMPLTALCFTIGMLALVGCPGLSGFFSKETILAAAWAKNPVWFWVGLLTTFLTAFYMMRLLVVAFWGEEKSRSAKEAHESSWIMLVPLFLLAILSVVAGWGHVLADHIGFPQNHEGTGGSFVMGASITVFVLGLGLAGLSYRNRSKEIWHWPLVEKAFGVDGIYQKVFVRGHDVLSCVWSGIDRFLIQGIVVRGGAWTVAGMGHVCRAMQSGSLQGYVFLFGVGLAIILWWLWKG; via the coding sequence ATGCCGTCACAGTTTTGGTGGTTGATTTTAGGTGTGCCTTTGTTTGCTGCGCTTTTAGTTGCCGCGGTGGTTTATCCTTTTCGTAAAGTGAGTGCGGCATTATCTTTAGGTTCTGCGTTGCTCTGTTTTGGAGTAAGTGTGTGGGGTATTGTGTCGAAATCAATGGCTCCCTCTTCTTTCAGTTGGCTGCAAGCGGGCAGTTTTGCGATTTCTTTCGGTTTTACGTTAGATGGATTAGCCCAAGTGATGCTGTTGGTGGTGACGGGAGTGGGATTTTTAATTCATCTTTTTTCTTTAAGTTACATGCGTGGGGAAAAGGGGTGGAGCCGCTATTTTGGGTGTTTGTCGCTTTTTATGTTTTCGATGACGGGCATTGTGGTGTCGAATAATTTGTTGATGATTTTTATTTTTTGGGAGTTGGTGGGAGTTTCTTCTTATGCGCTGATTGGTTTTTGGTTCGAGCGCGATAGCGCAGCGGCAGCGGCCAATAAGGCATTTATTGTGAATCGTATTGGCGATTTTGGTTTTCTTTTGGGGATTTTGGGTGTGTGGACTTTGCTAGGGTCTTTAAATTTTGGGGAGTTAAAAAATGGGGTGGCGCTTGGTCAGCTTAATGGAGTGAATCAAACGCTGTTTACTTTGTCGATTCTGGGTCTTTTTTGTGGTGTGATGGGAAAGTCGGCTCAAATTCCTTTGCACGTTTGGTTGCCGGATGCGATGGAGGGTCCGACACCGGTTTCGGCTTTGATTCATGCGGCGACGATGGTGGCGGCGGGTGTTTATTTTTTATGTCGCATTTTCTTTCTATTGGAGCTTGCTCCGATTGCTTTGCAAGTGGTGGCTGCGATTGGCGGTATAACTTCTTTGTTTGCGGCGATTATTGCGACGCAACAAAATGATATTAAACGCATTCTCGCTTATTCGACTCTTTCGCAATTGGGTTTGATGGTAATGGCAGTGGGAGTCGCGGCTCCAGGTGCGGCGATGTTTCATTTGACGACGCATGCGTTTTTTAAGGCATTACTTTTTTTGGGCGCTGGAAGCGTGATTCATGCATTACATCATGAACAAAGCATTTGGCAAATGGGCGGCTTGAATCGGCGAATGCCACTCACAGCGCTTTGTTTTACGATTGGTATGTTGGCGTTGGTGGGATGCCCCGGGTTGAGCGGATTTTTTAGTAAAGAAACAATTCTTGCTGCTGCTTGGGCAAAAAATCCTGTTTGGTTTTGGGTAGGGTTGTTGACGACGTTTTTGACGGCTTTTTATATGATGCGATTATTGGTGGTGGCTTTTTGGGGTGAGGAAAAATCGCGATCGGCAAAAGAAGCGCATGAATCGTCGTGGATTATGTTGGTGCCTTTATTTTTGTTGGCCATTTTATCAGTGGTGGCGGGTTGGGGCCATGTGTTGGCGGATCACATCGGTTTTCCACAAAATCATGAAGGAACGGGTGGTTCTTTTGTGATGGGAGCTTCGATTACGGTTTTTGTGTTAGGGCTGGGGTTGGCTGGGTTGAGTTATCGCAATCGTTCGAAAGAAATTTGGCATTGGCCGTTAGTGGAAAAGGCGTTTGGAGTGGATGGGATTTATCAGAAAGTTTTTGTGAGAGGTCACGATGTTTTGTCTTGCGTTTGGAGCGGGATTGACCGTTTTTTGATTCAAGGGATTGTTGTGCGCGGTGGCGCGTGGACGGTGGCGGGCATGGGTCATGTGTGTCGAGCGATGCAATCGGGAAGTTTGCAGGGTTATGTTTTCTTATTTGGTGTGGGATTAGCTATTATTTTGTGGTGGTTGTGGAAAGGATAA
- a CDS encoding integrin alpha — MELSLSVGSQYKMEMKKNLFTHKAFIGTGLLGSISLLNAAQVVKENFPRSWELTNPTNPSGYLRYVLFQGMDGFSFTGRAVSGAGDFNGDGFDDIMISAPTAIVNGKSQAGRVHVVFGGENVTSKKLSSTSNGETSFVVDGLNGLDFLGTHLACAGDVNGDGLDDIIIGAPGADPNGKSSAGQCYVIFGSRESIAQNFDLNLLNGKNGFKINGILSNDSAARVAGVGDFNGDGFDDIIIGSRTAKMAAGQAYVIFGKASFGSSIELSSLNGENGFKMEGLNTGDNFGYSVNSAGDVNGDGLDDIVVGAAYALGQQGVSYVVFGQPDSIGATFSLNALNGGNGFKIDGDIAGVRLGDSVSSAGDMNGDGLDDMIIGAPRANVNDGFATGKSIFIYGRETFPSVFKISNLMQTDGFKLYGFKPGGYSGTTVSRAGDIDGDGLSDFVVGAPGVDLNGKTNVGQVYVVYGSKKEFPSVQELGSLDGKDGFTINGYQQDDGIGAMVNIAGDFNGDGVEDFIFGAPSAGIDGKLNVGEAYVIYGRDRSPEGDFTENYTPDLVVRKGKRALGFIPLILVDNDASVKSELELGEIPDLIASDKLTKKVKVLSVLDFNDGGVSDVLVKTSKDQLKLYLLDNEGSPIMPTIVGEVNYNIPKHYRYVASGPLVGRDDRKDLLIRKKRDYFIVANEKRNLFAAGLIPMNGKIEGKILSIQKGKIIVSKGRKIGEQILDGTTLRPRKELGVLAKGQKPVMMLDINRDGEMDIITLGKKRSVGFVSENLSAPPKNIVTLPKKTKLFAPK; from the coding sequence ATGGAATTGTCCCTGTCGGTAGGTAGTCAATATAAAATGGAAATGAAAAAAAATCTTTTTACTCATAAAGCTTTTATTGGAACAGGTTTATTAGGTTCAATTTCGTTATTAAATGCAGCTCAGGTTGTTAAGGAAAATTTTCCGAGGTCGTGGGAGTTGACGAATCCTACAAATCCGAGCGGATATTTGAGATATGTGCTTTTTCAAGGAATGGATGGTTTTAGTTTTACGGGTAGAGCAGTGTCGGGCGCCGGAGATTTTAATGGGGATGGCTTCGATGATATTATGATTAGCGCGCCAACTGCGATTGTGAATGGCAAGAGTCAGGCGGGTCGGGTGCATGTGGTGTTTGGTGGTGAAAATGTTACGAGTAAAAAATTATCTTCTACTTCAAATGGGGAGACGAGTTTTGTAGTGGATGGTCTGAATGGGTTGGATTTTTTAGGTACTCATCTTGCTTGCGCGGGCGATGTCAATGGAGACGGGCTAGATGATATTATTATTGGAGCGCCAGGTGCGGATCCTAATGGCAAGTCTTCAGCGGGACAATGTTATGTGATTTTTGGAAGTCGAGAGTCGATTGCGCAAAATTTTGATTTGAATTTATTGAACGGGAAAAATGGGTTTAAGATTAATGGTATTTTGAGTAACGATAGCGCTGCGCGCGTAGCGGGGGTCGGAGATTTTAATGGAGACGGGTTTGATGATATTATCATTGGGTCAAGAACGGCTAAGATGGCTGCAGGTCAGGCTTACGTTATTTTTGGGAAAGCAAGCTTTGGTTCCAGTATAGAGTTAAGCAGTTTAAATGGTGAAAATGGGTTTAAGATGGAGGGGCTTAATACGGGAGATAATTTTGGCTATTCAGTTAATAGCGCTGGGGATGTAAATGGGGACGGGCTGGATGATATTGTGGTAGGAGCAGCTTATGCTTTGGGTCAGCAAGGAGTAAGTTATGTGGTTTTTGGTCAGCCTGATTCGATAGGAGCCACTTTTTCTTTAAATGCTTTAAATGGGGGAAATGGTTTCAAAATTGATGGCGATATTGCTGGGGTGAGGTTGGGAGATTCAGTCAGTAGCGCTGGAGATATGAATGGGGATGGGTTGGATGATATGATTATTGGGGCGCCTCGTGCGAATGTGAATGATGGTTTTGCAACGGGCAAAAGCATTTTTATTTATGGAAGAGAAACTTTTCCGAGTGTTTTTAAAATAAGTAATTTAATGCAAACGGATGGTTTTAAACTTTATGGTTTTAAACCAGGAGGTTATTCGGGTACAACAGTGAGTCGAGCGGGTGATATTGATGGGGATGGTTTGAGTGATTTTGTCGTGGGTGCGCCAGGGGTGGATCTCAATGGAAAAACGAATGTAGGTCAGGTGTATGTAGTGTATGGAAGTAAAAAGGAATTTCCGAGTGTTCAGGAATTGGGCAGTTTAGATGGCAAGGACGGATTTACCATCAATGGCTATCAACAGGACGATGGTATTGGGGCCATGGTGAATATTGCGGGCGATTTTAATGGGGATGGAGTGGAAGATTTTATTTTTGGTGCGCCCAGTGCTGGGATAGATGGCAAATTAAATGTTGGCGAAGCGTATGTCATATATGGTCGGGATAGAAGCCCGGAAGGTGATTTTACAGAAAATTATACCCCGGATTTGGTGGTGCGTAAGGGCAAGAGGGCTTTAGGATTTATTCCTTTGATTTTGGTAGATAATGACGCTTCGGTAAAATCGGAGTTAGAATTGGGTGAGATCCCGGATCTTATTGCTTCTGATAAATTGACGAAAAAAGTAAAGGTGTTAAGCGTACTGGATTTTAATGATGGAGGGGTAAGCGATGTATTGGTCAAAACCTCTAAAGATCAGTTGAAGCTTTATCTTTTAGATAATGAGGGTTCACCTATAATGCCGACTATTGTTGGGGAGGTAAATTATAATATTCCCAAACATTATCGTTATGTTGCATCGGGACCGTTAGTTGGGAGGGATGATCGAAAGGATCTTTTGATTCGAAAAAAGAGAGATTATTTTATTGTGGCGAATGAGAAAAGAAACCTTTTTGCTGCCGGCCTTATTCCTATGAATGGCAAAATCGAGGGTAAAATTTTGTCGATACAGAAGGGTAAAATAATTGTCTCGAAAGGAAGAAAGATAGGCGAGCAAATTTTGGATGGCACAACGCTTAGGCCCAGAAAAGAGTTAGGAGTTTTAGCGAAGGGCCAAAAACCGGTCATGATGTTGGATATAAATCGTGATGGTGAAATGGATATTATTACCTTGGGTAAGAAGAGAAGTGTGGGTTTTGTTTCGGAGAATTTAAGCGCTCCACCAAAAAATATTGTTACTTTACCCAAGAAAACAAAACTCTTTGCTCCAAAATAA
- the hemB gene encoding porphobilinogen synthase produces the protein MTNTIFNSFRRPRRLRHHASVRDIIQETHLRVEDFIAPLFVKEIEKPEPVTSMPDVFRFNPDDLIKECASLHQLGIRAVALFPCLPLTQKDPQGSKALDPEGLLLKTVRKIKKELPQLLIITDVALDPYTNHGHDGVLEADGQDVDNDITVEKLTKMAVLQAEAGVDFVAPSDMMDGRVQAIRQALDQKGFFKTGILAYSIKFASAFYGPFRDAVGSKQAAGTASLDKRTYQLNPANTREALLEGELDEQEGADILMVKPAGPYLDLIAKLREKTFLPIAAYQVSGEYAQLHAAAQQGWLDLEKTRHESLLAIKRAGADMIFTYFAKDMAKILQKK, from the coding sequence ATGACCAACACAATCTTCAACTCATTCCGTCGCCCGCGACGCCTTCGCCACCACGCCTCAGTTCGCGACATTATTCAAGAAACTCACCTACGCGTTGAAGATTTCATCGCTCCACTTTTTGTTAAAGAAATCGAAAAACCCGAACCCGTAACTTCCATGCCAGACGTTTTCCGTTTCAATCCCGATGACCTGATCAAAGAATGCGCTTCTCTCCACCAACTCGGCATTCGTGCCGTCGCCCTTTTCCCCTGCCTACCCCTCACACAAAAAGATCCACAAGGCTCGAAAGCATTGGATCCCGAAGGACTGCTTTTAAAAACCGTTCGAAAAATAAAAAAAGAATTACCTCAACTCCTCATCATTACAGACGTCGCTCTTGATCCCTACACCAATCACGGTCACGATGGCGTTCTCGAGGCCGATGGCCAAGACGTCGATAACGACATAACCGTTGAAAAACTTACTAAAATGGCTGTTTTACAAGCCGAAGCCGGTGTCGATTTCGTAGCGCCATCCGACATGATGGACGGTCGCGTCCAAGCCATTCGCCAAGCTCTCGATCAAAAAGGGTTTTTCAAAACCGGCATCCTCGCCTACTCCATTAAATTCGCCTCCGCTTTCTACGGTCCCTTTCGCGACGCCGTCGGCAGCAAACAGGCTGCTGGCACCGCCTCACTCGATAAACGCACCTATCAACTCAACCCTGCCAACACCCGCGAAGCTCTGCTTGAAGGAGAACTCGACGAACAAGAAGGTGCCGATATCCTCATGGTCAAACCCGCAGGCCCCTACCTCGATCTCATCGCTAAATTGCGCGAAAAAACTTTTTTACCCATCGCCGCCTATCAAGTTTCCGGCGAATATGCCCAACTTCACGCTGCCGCCCAACAAGGCTGGCTCGATTTAGAAAAAACGCGTCACGAATCTCTTCTTGCCATCAAACGTGCTGGCGCCGATATGATCTTCACCTATTTTGCCAAAGACATGGCAAAAATCTTACAAAAAAAGTAA
- the galE gene encoding UDP-glucose 4-epimerase GalE: MKVFVTGGAGYIGSVCVEHLLDEGHEVCVWDNLSEGHREAVDSRAKWVEGDLGDREALKKTVKEFGPHAIMHFAASALVGESMVNPSKYFRNNVANGLNLLDAAVAGDVSLFIFSSTCATYGLPEKIPMDERTPQRPINPYGQSKLMFEQVLQWYEKIHGLKHVNLRYFNAAGASEKFGEDHRVETHLIPNILKVALEQKECVEVFGDKHLTPDGTCIRDYIHVRDLARAHGLALQRKESASYNVGTGEGYSVLQLIDIARRVTGHAIPTVVKEARAGDPPRLVASAQRLMKELGWKPEFVKPQAIVESAWKWHQAHPNGY; the protein is encoded by the coding sequence ATGAAAGTGTTTGTGACGGGAGGTGCGGGTTATATTGGGAGTGTTTGTGTGGAGCATCTTTTGGATGAAGGGCATGAGGTATGCGTTTGGGATAATTTATCGGAGGGACATCGCGAAGCGGTAGATTCTCGAGCGAAATGGGTTGAGGGTGATTTGGGAGATCGTGAGGCGTTGAAGAAAACGGTTAAGGAGTTTGGTCCTCATGCGATTATGCATTTTGCGGCAAGCGCTTTGGTAGGGGAATCGATGGTGAATCCTTCGAAATATTTTCGTAATAATGTGGCGAATGGGTTAAATTTGTTGGATGCGGCAGTGGCTGGAGATGTTTCGCTTTTTATTTTTTCTTCGACTTGTGCGACGTATGGATTGCCAGAAAAAATTCCGATGGATGAGCGGACACCGCAACGACCGATTAATCCTTATGGGCAATCGAAGTTGATGTTTGAGCAAGTTTTGCAGTGGTATGAAAAAATTCATGGGTTGAAGCATGTGAATTTGCGTTATTTCAATGCGGCGGGTGCGAGTGAAAAGTTTGGGGAGGATCATCGGGTGGAGACGCATTTGATTCCGAATATTTTAAAGGTGGCTTTGGAGCAGAAGGAGTGTGTGGAGGTATTTGGAGATAAGCATCTCACGCCGGATGGAACGTGCATTCGGGATTATATTCATGTGCGAGATTTGGCGCGGGCTCATGGGTTAGCGTTGCAACGCAAGGAAAGTGCAAGTTATAATGTGGGCACGGGTGAAGGGTATTCGGTGTTGCAGTTGATTGATATTGCGCGGCGGGTGACGGGTCATGCGATTCCGACGGTAGTGAAGGAGGCGCGAGCTGGGGATCCGCCGCGATTGGTAGCTTCAGCGCAGCGTTTGATGAAGGAGTTGGGTTGGAAGCCGGAGTTTGTAAAACCGCAAGCGATTGTGGAATCGGCTTGGAAATGGCATCAGGCACATCCTAACGGCTATTGA
- the nuoK gene encoding NADH-quinone oxidoreductase subunit NuoK, translated as MITLSHYLWVSGLLFLIGLGGVILRRNIIVIYMGLELMLTAGNLAMVAFSQFRGGIEGQLLVFFVITVAAAEVAVGLAIIVAMFRLKQTARVEDLRELKF; from the coding sequence ATGATTACGTTATCGCATTATTTGTGGGTGAGTGGTTTGCTTTTTCTAATTGGTTTGGGCGGCGTTATTTTGCGGAGGAATATTATTGTTATCTATATGGGGTTGGAACTTATGTTGACGGCGGGAAATTTGGCGATGGTGGCTTTTTCTCAATTTCGTGGAGGGATTGAGGGGCAATTGTTGGTCTTTTTTGTGATTACTGTGGCGGCTGCGGAAGTGGCGGTGGGGCTGGCGATTATTGTGGCGATGTTTCGTTTGAAACAAACTGCGCGGGTTGAGGATTTGAGGGAGTTGAAATTTTAA
- a CDS encoding NADH-quinone oxidoreductase subunit I codes for MVVARPSLRWWEKMYLPSILGGLKITSRYFFLTFLSLIRNKPEKRVTMFYPEEKPVIPPGYRGAPTLIKDEEGREKCVACQLCEFICPPRAIRITPKEIPLENPYAKIEKAPREFEIDMIRCIYCGMCEEVCPEEAIFLRKDYAITGLSREEMVHRKEKLYELGSVMPRPIKKWKNK; via the coding sequence ATGGTAGTAGCACGACCGAGTTTGCGATGGTGGGAAAAAATGTATTTGCCCTCGATTTTGGGAGGGTTAAAGATTACGTCGCGTTATTTTTTCTTAACGTTTTTGAGTTTGATAAGGAATAAGCCGGAAAAACGGGTGACGATGTTTTACCCGGAGGAAAAACCGGTGATTCCACCGGGATATCGGGGGGCGCCGACCTTGATCAAGGATGAAGAAGGACGCGAAAAGTGTGTGGCGTGTCAATTGTGCGAGTTTATTTGTCCGCCTCGAGCGATTCGTATTACGCCTAAGGAAATTCCTTTAGAAAATCCTTATGCTAAAATTGAAAAAGCGCCGCGCGAGTTTGAGATTGATATGATTCGTTGCATTTATTGCGGGATGTGTGAAGAGGTTTGCCCGGAGGAAGCGATCTTTTTGAGGAAGGATTACGCGATCACAGGGTTGTCTCGTGAGGAGATGGTGCATCGCAAGGAAAAACTTTATGAATTGGGAAGTGTGATGCCGCGACCGATTAAAAAGTGGAAGAATAAATAG
- a CDS encoding class I SAM-dependent rRNA methyltransferase, whose protein sequence is MRTIVELKKSGTHRYLMGHPWIYASEVARVKGELLPRESVVVKDGWGRLVGSGLLSPQSEIRVRLFSRKEMVFDEALLQARLEVAVKRRGACECCRVVWSEADGLPGLVVDRYGEVVVFQILHAAMEAWREEIVKCLANVLQPQVLIERSDASVREKEGLKRRVEVVKGSYRGTSCHQVGEVKLELDLLKGQKTGAYLDQVENYRKVARVANGRRVLDCFSNVGGFGLHCAWAGAKSVEAVDSSAEAVHEGKKNSELNRVVLGWHEANVFDWLRQAVAGKRRYDLIILDPPSFTRTRGRIAEAMKGYKEIHVRAFQLLEVGGYLATYCCSHHVSLEGFEAMIREAAGDVKRSVLIKERHFQGSDHPVLLGMPETEYLKGVVLETI, encoded by the coding sequence ATGAGGACGATCGTTGAATTAAAAAAATCGGGCACGCATCGTTATTTGATGGGGCATCCGTGGATTTATGCGAGTGAGGTGGCGCGAGTTAAGGGGGAATTGTTGCCTCGTGAGAGTGTGGTGGTGAAGGACGGCTGGGGGCGTTTGGTGGGGAGTGGGCTGTTGAGTCCGCAATCAGAAATTCGGGTGCGACTGTTTTCGCGCAAAGAAATGGTTTTTGATGAGGCGTTGTTGCAAGCGCGCTTGGAGGTGGCGGTTAAGCGTCGAGGCGCTTGCGAGTGTTGTCGCGTGGTGTGGTCAGAGGCGGATGGGTTGCCGGGTTTGGTAGTGGATCGTTATGGGGAGGTAGTGGTTTTTCAAATTTTGCACGCTGCGATGGAAGCGTGGCGAGAGGAGATTGTGAAATGTTTGGCAAACGTTTTACAGCCGCAGGTTTTAATTGAGCGAAGTGATGCTTCGGTTAGGGAAAAAGAGGGTTTGAAACGGCGTGTGGAGGTGGTGAAGGGAAGTTATCGCGGAACCAGTTGTCATCAAGTCGGTGAGGTGAAGTTGGAGTTGGATTTGTTAAAAGGGCAGAAGACGGGAGCTTATTTGGATCAGGTGGAAAATTATAGGAAGGTGGCAAGGGTGGCGAATGGGCGTCGAGTTTTGGATTGTTTTTCGAATGTGGGCGGATTTGGGTTGCATTGCGCATGGGCGGGTGCGAAATCGGTAGAGGCGGTGGATTCTTCTGCAGAAGCGGTGCACGAAGGAAAAAAGAATAGTGAATTAAATAGGGTTGTTCTTGGGTGGCATGAGGCGAATGTTTTCGATTGGTTGCGGCAGGCGGTGGCCGGGAAGCGGCGTTATGATTTGATTATTTTGGATCCGCCGTCTTTTACACGAACGCGTGGGCGTATTGCTGAGGCGATGAAAGGTTATAAAGAAATTCATGTGCGCGCTTTTCAGCTTTTGGAGGTGGGAGGGTATTTGGCGACTTATTGTTGTTCGCATCATGTTTCTTTGGAGGGGTTTGAGGCGATGATTCGAGAAGCGGCTGGTGATGTGAAGCGCAGTGTGTTAATTAAGGAAAGACATTTTCAAGGATCGGATCATCCTGTATTGTTGGGAATGCCGGAAACGGAATATTTGAAAGGAGTTGTGCTTGAAACGATTTAG
- a CDS encoding DUF1343 domain-containing protein has protein sequence MKNFIFKRFKFYSVAGFFLFGILSFCQAQVATGLDVLIAQNFEMLRGKRVGLITNQTGKSRGGRTTVEAFWHCPHLKLKALFAPEHGIDGKAPAGNYVSTRRDARTGLPIYSLYGPTRKPTPSMLQGLDVLVFDIQDIGCRSYTYISTMGLAMQAAAAAGIEFLVLDRPNPLGGNRVEGPMLNPSVRSFVGQYEVPYVYGMTCGELARWINRSAWMGKPCRLKVMPMRGWRRDMRWQETGLQWVPTSPNVPKAITALHYVATGWLGEVGTMDNGVGSDAPFARAGAGWLKADRYADAMNRLHLKGVYFKPVVYRITQGTWRGEKLEGIELNYRDLDEVNLTEIAPYLMAVAQKMSGRNLFQRVKTDKLLMFDKVTGGAVVRQWLSSGRYVSSLVTSWEPAVERFRNSRRSLLLYP, from the coding sequence GTGAAAAACTTTATTTTTAAAAGATTTAAATTTTATTCGGTAGCTGGTTTTTTTTTATTCGGCATTTTGTCGTTTTGTCAGGCTCAAGTGGCTACGGGTTTGGATGTTTTAATTGCGCAAAATTTTGAGATGTTGCGTGGAAAGCGAGTTGGCTTGATCACTAATCAAACTGGCAAAAGCCGTGGTGGACGCACCACGGTGGAAGCGTTTTGGCATTGTCCTCATTTGAAGTTGAAAGCTTTGTTTGCGCCAGAGCATGGCATTGATGGCAAAGCGCCTGCGGGTAATTATGTGTCAACTCGACGTGATGCGCGAACAGGTTTGCCGATTTATTCGTTGTATGGTCCGACGCGTAAGCCGACTCCGTCGATGTTACAAGGGTTGGATGTTTTAGTGTTTGATATTCAAGATATCGGATGTCGGAGTTACACTTACATTAGCACGATGGGGTTGGCGATGCAGGCTGCGGCTGCAGCTGGAATTGAGTTTTTAGTTTTGGATCGGCCCAACCCTTTAGGTGGTAATCGTGTGGAGGGTCCAATGTTAAATCCCAGTGTGCGTTCGTTTGTGGGACAGTATGAAGTTCCTTATGTTTATGGAATGACGTGTGGAGAGTTGGCGCGATGGATTAATCGTTCTGCATGGATGGGAAAGCCGTGTCGATTGAAGGTGATGCCGATGCGCGGGTGGCGTCGTGATATGCGATGGCAGGAAACGGGGTTGCAATGGGTGCCGACTTCGCCGAATGTGCCTAAGGCGATTACGGCTTTGCATTATGTAGCGACTGGGTGGTTAGGCGAAGTGGGCACGATGGATAATGGCGTGGGAAGTGATGCACCGTTTGCGCGTGCGGGTGCGGGTTGGTTGAAAGCGGATCGCTATGCGGATGCGATGAATCGTTTGCATTTAAAAGGGGTTTATTTTAAGCCCGTTGTGTATCGCATCACGCAAGGAACATGGCGTGGTGAAAAGTTGGAAGGAATTGAATTGAATTATCGCGATTTAGATGAAGTAAATTTGACGGAGATCGCGCCTTATTTGATGGCGGTAGCGCAAAAGATGTCGGGTCGCAATTTATTCCAACGTGTTAAAACAGATAAATTGTTGATGTTTGATAAGGTGACGGGGGGGGCAGTAGTTCGACAATGGCTGTCTTCGGGACGGTATGTTTCTTCTTTAGTAACATCTTGGGAGCCAGCGGTCGAGCGCTTTCGGAATTCGCGGCGATCTTTGTTGCTTTATCCTTAA